Proteins encoded in a region of the Eschrichtius robustus isolate mEscRob2 chromosome 16, mEscRob2.pri, whole genome shotgun sequence genome:
- the PVRIG gene encoding transmembrane protein PVRIG, with protein MDRPRALGLLLALLTLCITAGTPEVWVQVQMEATGSPSFTVSCGFLGSGSISLVTVSYGGPDGAGGTTLAVLHPKFGTQHWNPACRAHWETRTSISLTWEGSDGRSSSPNTTFCCKFTSFPEGSQEACGNLSLNLDQGLPAPTPATMLRADLAGILGVSGVLLFGCVYLLYLLRRQRHWSVMKLQPPRHSSPQTQRRASAAGQASLTSLHIPYATINTSYFSPATLHRVLPPQPLPGWAPLPSQSPVPWAPLPASARSSFISVENRLYAQAEKGPLHAGTDLIPLPDCLGRRAMEGR; from the exons ATGGACAGGCCCCGGGCCCTGGGCCTGCTCTTGGCGCTGCTGACTCTCTGCATCACTGCTG GGACTCCTGAGGTGTGGGTGCAGGTTCAGATGGAGGCCACTGGGTCCCCATCCTTCACTGTCAGCTGTGGATTCCTGGGATCTGGCTCTATCTCCCTGGTGACTGTGAGCTACGGGGGCCCCGATGGTGCCGGAGGGACCACGCTGGCTGTGTTGCACCCAAAATTCGGCACCCAACACTGGAACCCTGCCTGCCgggcgcactgggaaaccagaacCAGCATCTCCCTCACCTGGGAAGGGTCCGACGGGAGAAGCTCCAGTCCCAACACCACCTTCTGCTGCAAGTTTACTTCCTTCCCCGAGGGCTCCCAGGAGGCCTGTGGGAACCTCTCCCTCAACCTAGACCAAG GGCTCCCTGCTCCTACTCCAGCCACCATGCTGCGAGCTGACCTGGCTGGGATCTTGGGGGTCTCAGGGGTCCTTCTCTTTGGCTGCGTCTACCTCCTCTACCTCCTGCGTCGGCAAAGGCACTG GTCTGTCATGAAGCTTCAGCCACCCAGACACAGCAGCccccagacacagaggagagcaAGT GCAGCCGGCCAAGCCTCCCTGACCTCTCTCCACATCCCCTACGCCACCATCAACACCAGCTACTTCAGCCCGGCAACTCTGCACCGggtcctcccaccccagcccctgcccgggtGGGCGCCGCTCCCCAGCCAGAGCCCTGTCCCCTGGGCACCCCTGCCGGCCTCCGCTCGCAGCAGCTTCATCTCTGTTGAGAACCGACTCTACGCTCAAGCAGAAAAGGGGCCTCTCCACGCCGGCACC